A DNA window from Helianthus annuus cultivar XRQ/B chromosome 15, HanXRQr2.0-SUNRISE, whole genome shotgun sequence contains the following coding sequences:
- the LOC110938423 gene encoding uncharacterized protein LOC110938423 encodes MHEYHFPFFFLSSKSKVKCETETDPQTTPLITNADDHNLQLQNPTTAIALVLTSWLHGRRLRYLLLALCLPFLIPIVFASIPVVCVMEICFRLYRRQLKSGPPQDLEGGGGEAVDLDLFERYLEDQLGLVLEVACECEYEYEYEYDSGGDQSGDCFGDC; translated from the coding sequence ATGCATGAATATCATTTCCCCTTCTTCTTCCTCTCATCAAAATCCAAAGTAAAGTGCGAAACTGAAACCGATCCTCAAACAACTCCATTAATCACCAATGCCGACGATCACAACCTCCAATTACAGAATCCGACGACCGCGATTGCTCTGGTGCTTACATCATGGCTTCACGGCCGGCGATTACGGTACTTACTTCTAGCTCTATGTTTGCCGTTCCTCATTCCGATTGTGTTTGCGAGTATTCCGGTGGTTTGTGTTATGGAAATTTGTTTCCGTTTATACCGCCGTCAGTTGAAATCAGGACCGCCGCAGGATTTGGAGGGAGGAGGCGGAGAGGCGGTGGATTTGGATTTGTTTGAGAGGTATCTTGAAGATCAGTTAGGGCTTGTTCTTGAGGTTGCATGTGAAtgtgaatatgaatatgaatatgaatatgatagTGGTGGTGATCAAAGTGGTGACTGTTTTGGTGATTGTTGA
- the LOC110942466 gene encoding uncharacterized protein LOC110942466, whose protein sequence is MVSERIGLQSGSDGIAWSWKKYPSSDVEVKEVVECHRLLHGVRRNDRFDQWIWNKGSNALYSVKETRIWLNEEDPRDNGNVFKWSKWIPNKCNIFLWRASMDQIPTLDALRRRNIVLGDGSCYLCGEAVENTEHIFTACRISDRVWTGVASWCRLPSFFLFSIDDIRSYVDQMNTSKTKKEIVYGVLILTAWRIWKARNEKAFDSIDANVVHIVSDVKALGCYKDVINTGYIYPLAILQIHAI, encoded by the exons ATGGTTTCCGAAAGGATTGGTTTACAAAGTGGCTCGGATGGTATCGCTTGGAGCTGGAAGAAGTACCCAAGTTCGGATGTCGAGGTCAAAGAGGTTGTGGAATGTCATCGGTTGCTTCACGGTGTTCGGCGTAATGATAGATTTGATCAATGGATTTGGAATAAAGGTAGTAATGCTTTATATTCGGTTAAAGAAACTAGAATTTGGTTGAATGAGGAGGACCCGAGAGACAATGGCAATGTGTTTAAGTGGAGTAAGTGGATTCCAAATAAGTGCAACATTTTCTTGTGGCGGGCTAGCATGGATCAGATCCCGACATTGGACGCTCTTAGGAGGAGGAATATTGTGCTCGGTGATGGGAGTTGTTACTTATGTGGTGAAGCGGTCGAAAACACGGAGCATATTTTTACGGCTTGTAGAATTTCGGATAGGGTGTGGACCGGTGTGGCCTCGTGGTGCAGGTTACcttctttcttcttgttttcgATTGATGATATTCGAAGCTATGTGGATCAGATGAATACCTCCAAGACAAAGAAAGAAATAGTATATGGGGTGCTTATTTTGACGGCTTGGCGTATTTGGAAAGCTCGAAACGAAAAGGCTTTTGATAGTATCGATGCGAATGTGGTTCATATTGTGTCGGACGTGAAGGCGTTGGG ATGTTATAAAGATGTCATCAACACCGGCTATATATACCCTTTAGCTATACTTCAAATTCACGCAATTTAA